The following are from one region of the Eubacterium sp. MSJ-33 genome:
- a CDS encoding GNAT family N-acetyltransferase has translation MTFEKATAQDTGMLTELRIAYLQEDLGEIGDADLKLIESLLPGYYEKHLNKDLMVYVARNEKDIVSCAFLLIVEKPMSPSFITGKTGNVLNVYTKPEYRKKGYAKKLMNMMLEDAKAENVSNIELKATEDGYSLYRSVGFEDVVAKYQNMRISL, from the coding sequence ATGACATTTGAAAAAGCAACTGCTCAAGATACAGGTATGTTGACAGAACTTAGAATCGCATATTTGCAAGAGGATTTAGGAGAAATTGGGGATGCGGATTTAAAATTGATAGAGTCATTATTGCCAGGTTATTATGAAAAACACCTTAATAAGGATCTAATGGTCTATGTTGCACGCAATGAGAAGGATATCGTTTCCTGTGCATTCTTGTTGATCGTGGAAAAACCTATGAGCCCATCATTTATTACTGGGAAGACAGGGAATGTTTTGAATGTTTATACGAAGCCAGAGTATAGGAAAAAAGGATATGCTAAGAAATTAATGAACATGATGTTGGAGGACGCAAAAGCAGAAAACGTGAGCAATATTGAATTAAAGGCAACAGAGGATGGATATTCCTTATACAGATCTGTTGGGTTTGAAGATGTTGTAGCCAAGTATCAAAATATGAGAATTTCGTTGTAG
- a CDS encoding helix-turn-helix transcriptional regulator: protein MSSLIFQSSYIVIIPSYYKTDIHKHPFLHLFAGKKSCRITVGKENIWGNIILLDSRVRHAVEVGNNCAFFLLIDPTSIIAEQIREQYIKGGSYCNVSDEIAEISEDIHNLPENEIIRIVENMFLAMGISTGKNNVRDERIELIISKVISGEWLSYSVKQIAEKVFLSESRLTHLFKEEAGISLKSYILMRRMEYAYRLISTGSKITWAAQESGFSSSAHLAYTCKKLTGVSITDVLK from the coding sequence ATGAGTAGTCTTATTTTTCAAAGTTCATATATTGTTATTATACCATCATATTATAAGACGGACATTCATAAACATCCATTTCTGCATTTGTTTGCAGGGAAAAAGAGCTGCAGAATTACAGTGGGTAAAGAAAATATATGGGGAAATATTATTCTGCTTGATTCAAGAGTCAGGCATGCAGTTGAAGTAGGAAACAATTGCGCTTTTTTTCTGCTGATTGATCCCACAAGCATTATTGCGGAACAGATTCGCGAGCAATATATAAAAGGTGGTTCCTACTGCAATGTTTCGGATGAAATTGCAGAGATATCAGAAGATATTCACAATTTGCCGGAAAATGAAATTATACGTATTGTTGAAAATATGTTTCTTGCCATGGGTATTTCAACAGGAAAAAACAACGTAAGAGATGAAAGGATTGAACTGATAATCAGCAAAGTTATTTCTGGGGAATGGTTAAGTTACAGTGTTAAGCAGATTGCGGAGAAAGTTTTCCTTTCTGAAAGCAGGTTGACGCATTTATTCAAGGAAGAAGCGGGAATTTCGCTAAAAAGTTATATTCTGATGCGCAGAATGGAATATGCATACAGATTGATAAGCACGGGTAGTAAAATTACCTGGGCAGCGCAGGAAAGCGGTTTCTCAAGTTCGGCACATCTTGCATACACTTGTAAGAAATTAACGGGTGTTTCTATTACGGATGTATTAAAATAA
- a CDS encoding SMI1/KNR4 family protein, with the protein MRANYTDLKNGVHETTEYLELFLKNLLLDEKNELHNRTMHVSGKFNNSQKADIEEENIVSCNVWEANAMMNEGGYKVRKVPENNSYKKEIEEIVKLCEKAIPEYGEKASFFNAGASEEEMKQWEENNQIRIPESYKEWLRFSADCQIRQNLAGFYFPRFSEIVPSDLVIIGWLIGDGELLCFSKENGNFIRWFEGEVNDEFENFGDMLKEIIRMLKEKSEISKEAADLFMKFMKNAEEREKHSEE; encoded by the coding sequence GTGCGGGCAAATTATACAGATCTGAAAAATGGAGTGCATGAAACAACAGAATATTTGGAATTGTTCCTTAAAAATTTGTTACTGGATGAAAAAAATGAGCTGCATAACAGAACGATGCATGTGAGTGGTAAATTTAATAATTCGCAAAAAGCAGACATTGAAGAAGAAAATATCGTTTCCTGTAATGTATGGGAAGCGAATGCTATGATGAATGAAGGAGGATACAAAGTGAGAAAAGTACCAGAAAACAATAGTTACAAAAAGGAAATTGAAGAAATTGTAAAGTTATGTGAGAAAGCGATACCTGAATATGGTGAAAAAGCATCGTTTTTTAATGCAGGTGCATCAGAAGAAGAAATGAAACAATGGGAAGAAAATAATCAAATAAGGATACCTGAGTCTTATAAAGAGTGGTTAAGGTTTTCCGCTGATTGCCAAATAAGACAGAATTTGGCCGGTTTTTATTTTCCGCGATTCTCGGAAATTGTTCCGTCAGATTTGGTTATTATCGGATGGTTGATTGGGGATGGAGAATTACTTTGTTTTTCAAAAGAAAATGGAAATTTTATACGATGGTTTGAAGGAGAAGTAAATGATGAGTTTGAAAATTTCGGAGATATGTTGAAAGAAATAATTCGAATGCTTAAAGAAAAAAGTGAGATTTCAAAAGAAGCGGCGGATTTATTTATGAAATTTATGAAAAATGCTGAGGAAAGAGAAAAGCATTCGGAGGAATGA